The Diospyros lotus cultivar Yz01 chromosome 11, ASM1463336v1, whole genome shotgun sequence region acaacattattttaaaattcgatTAGTTCGATTAATTCAATTCTTCTAACCAAAAAATAGAatcgaaaattgaacttttgagaaaattaatcgAATTAAACTGATGtaagaaaaaaactaaaccaaacAGATAAGTTCAGTTATTTCAGTTCGATTAATTCAAGTAAAGCgaactttttctctctcctacCTGCAAATTAAGGCTTCGTTTGTTCAATATAACGTATTTCACattggaaatttatttttatatagaatatttCGTATACATGCTATCTCTTTTGGTTTTTCACCATACTAATGTTaataaatacttaattattttcgtaattgaaaacatatttaattagaTAGATAGATGCTTTCCAAAATCCATGACTAAGagcaataagaataaaatttaaaatttaaaattcaaattcagaatttaatttttcaaattcatttcttGTTGTCCTTCTATagattacattttttttgtttataaggTATAGGTTAATACACAGAGCAAAAATTTGACTTCCTACCTTTAAAGTCtaatataaatacattattacttaattttcaaaaaggGCAAATAGCAAAAGAAACTCAAATCTTTTAGTGAATTCGTTAATTTGtccaaatgttttaattttgtcaattatatcTCAATTGGTTCAATTGAATGTAATTTTATCCAACacttgaaattaatttgagaaatatGTGTCATTGCTCAGGTGGTACATCacctatcataaaaaatataagtgagacctacatgtacatatatgaaaaaaatataagaaactaaaattatatatgtgaatTCCActcacatgtatatatgtgaattccactaatatatatatatatatatttaataacagGTGACGTGCCATGTCAACAATTACTCATGcctcccaaattaattttaggtattgaataaaattgtatTCCATTGAGTCAATTGGAAcacaattgacaaaattaaaatctttagacaaatttttaaattcgcaaaaaaaattaaattttttttgctatCTTCtcttatgaaaattattttatgctaagttattttatgaaatagagaaagacaaattaaaaataaaatataagaaagacAAGTCAATCCCGCCCCTCTCTCCAAAAAGACAAGACtcaaaatgttttcaaaaatagaagttgaatgtgtgtgtgtgatgtttTGGAGGCATTCCACTTTAGCAAACCATAGAGACCTACCCCCAATACCATGTTCCAAGAAATGTGGTGTACGTACCATGCCCCCATACTGCATTCTACAAACCAAACAATTATGGTATATACTTATTTCTTTTATAGTTATTGACTAAGTCATAGTCAGGGTTGTACTTCATCTCTTGGATAATTCTAGAAGTTAACtcttagttttaaattttaatttatctcagTAGTAAACTTAATTGCATTATTTTGTGGATCAggttttttttagttttagttgTTATAAGGGGTGATATTGAGTTGCAGTGGAGGGGTTGTTAATGTAAGTTTGTTAATGTAAATAAGGCATTCTAATACTCTTGGATTACTAGATTAGTTTGTAGGCATGTATACTGCAAATCACACATCTTAAAATGCATCTAGTTATTAATGCAATCATTGCAATTAACCTTATTGGTGTGCTAATCTACAAAATTACTTGCAAATTTATTTATGCTTATGGTTTTATTAGTACTATGGATGGATCAAGGTTATTCttctttgaatttttcctttcctctttGCACAAtgtttgaaattcaattattataagtataatttcacattttatctTGAGAAAAACTAAGATAAAATGgatttaaacaataaataactaTTCTTAAATAGTGACACAGTTTTGAGTTAAGGGGCAATATGAAACCTTTGTTTTCCTTCCATTCGATAGTTATAACAATAGAGATTAGATGAGTAGGTTCTAGTTCATGCATACAATCTATTTGTTCAAAAGTTGAGTCATAGTTAAAtgaaaatttctattttctttataaaatagaaaataaaaaaacaaaaatcatgattTCTAGTCTCTGCCTTAGTAACATCTTTGGCTTTTCTATCCTCTTTTTTTTAGGGTATGGCTTCCTTTGATTTCATTTGGAGTGTAGCTCTCTTCATTATATTATGTTTACTCAAGCACGCTGTAGGAATTCTTTTGACAACTTTTTATGCAGTACCTCCACATTATGTTAACTATTTGTGcttatttcaattttagaaaTCAACCAGATCTTAGTACACTAGTGCTCATTCAACCAGATGAAAACTTCATAGGGAAAATATATCCATAAGAAGTTTCCAATCCTACTTTGGTCACTTGGGGATATCTCATGGAGTAATAGACCGAGCCAAGAAAGATTTATGAAAATTCCCAAAGCACCCACCCACCACATGTGACTTGGGTGCAagcaaaaaaagttgaaaaaaaaaaaatggttgaggGTATCCATGCATGATTGgcaaaactttcaaaatatgtaattttgcACAGTTGGCCTTGCTAGAGTCCAAGAAAAATTCTTTGGTCAAAAATCTAAAATGACCTAAAAGCGGGATTTTAAAGTTTTGGCTTCAATCCCAATCAATTTGATAAAGCCAGATAGTTGGAGATTAGAATTGGGTTAAAGCTGTTAAAAGTGACTGAATGGGCACATAGAGCGAACGTAGCATGAGAACCTAGGAATTATTTGtgtaaaaatccaaaaattaccaCCAAAGAACTTATGCAACGGttgggcaaaaaaaaaaaaagaatcccaGCTAAAATTTCTAAGAATATTTTGATGAACCAAAAATGGATGCAAATGTGCTACAAAGGTTCAGTGACCTGAAGGCCcgtgttgatccaataacataGTGAGGGGTATTTAGGAAAATACTGTACAATCTTATGATGGTCTTCTTGGCATGCAGGCCAAGGCCTAATGGATGTTGGGTGGGACATTGGGGGACCTAGACATTTAAAAGGCATCCTTGCCTGAGGATCCTAATTTCATGGGAAATGAGCAGGAGCCTATGCCCCAGCCTGATCTATGCACATAGATAGGTTTATCTTACACTTGGGATTTCTATTCCCAAGTAAAGAAGCTAGGATGCATGCAGGAATGGATTTTTGGCCTTATGGTTTTTGCACTCAATGAGATCCAGGGGCTAGGTTATAATGAATTATAAAATGAACCTCAAGTTGGGGTTCTAATACTGGAATATGGTAAACGTTTTTGAATACATTATTCAACTATTTCTCTCAGCAGGATTATCATATTTCCAACTCTGAAGTTGTATGTACGCATTCAACCTGCATTTTTGGCATTCATTTGGTGGAGAAATGCTTTTTGGTTGCAGGAGGACAGTAAAATATGGATTAATATAACATCTTAAAACATGTATTCCAAACTCTGGTACTGTTCTTGATTATCTTTTAGGCAATGAAAAATGGAGTTTCCCTTTGCTTTACACAATATTCTATACAGAGTAATGTATTGACATTTCATTTCTGTAACCCAATGGATAGCTATGGCATTTTGGGACTCTAAATGTCCATTTGAAGGATGATATTTTAGCGGAGTGCATTGCATGAAGATGTTCAGGGTTATTTAGGAATATGAAGGCATGCGTCCTTGAGTGTGTTATGCTTTTATTGGAACTACGTAcgctttttatgttttaatacAAGTCCTGACCTAGGCACAGAAACTTCGATAGAGGCTCTTAAAGGACCTAATATGACATGGGCAGGGGACCATAAGAATTTTATATGCTTTCTAATAACCAAAATGGCATCCATGATTGCAGATTTCCACTTAATCTACACATCCAAATACAATGGAACTCAGGTGTAGTTTGAACCTGTAATTGATGATTACAAAAATAGTACTACTTACAGGAATTGGCAAAGAAATAAATCTATTTGCtgcatttatgtatatatgtattgacAATTCCATTtctcttttgcttttatttatccatttcaaattatgcgatattttcaagtaaaaaagtCAAATTATTGTTATGAAATTCACATGTACATAATAAATCTTGATCAATCTTTGGCCCAACCACCAATGACTTTCAattctataaattaattggaGATTGTATGGTTCAATTTATATAAGATATccaaattatcataaaaaaaatttgataaataattagaAGTAGAATTATCGATTCTTTAGCCATTAAATTCAACTCAAGTAGGTTGAGAGGATCCTTTCATTCATACAACATTGCTCCATCCAACCTATCAATTGGCGTAGCACTTCAGCCAGATATTTCCAACTTAACatatattaactaatttaaattttactcattttactattatttttgttgatgcATGCATTGAGAATTTATTTAACGTTACAGCAGATTTTAGGGAGGGAATTAGCTAtcaatttgtgtttttttaatattcaattttaacTCGGTCAATGCATTTACTGTAACATTGGACTTTTTTTCCAGCGAAATTTTGCCCCGGTTTCCTGGCAGTTTCCCATTCAATAAAATATTGCCCATGATGCTCTTTAGCATTCAATATGTGCTTTTTGACCAatgttttgctttgctttggtcgcgctctctatctctctctctgcccCCCTAAATTTCTCTCGTCTTCCCAGATGAGTTCCATCTACTTCAGAGTTGACGATGCTCTCTAGTCTCTGCCCGATCGTTCTGATGATGAATCCAAGAGGTAGAATTTGATTGATCTCCAGTTTTCTCCAGCAGATCCATTCTTCTCTGCTCCCTCTGTTCAATGACTACTACTACAAGAGCCAAAGAGCCCGCCTCCTCCTCTTTCGCTTCTCGGACCAGCGGCAGCTATGACGTGTTCTTGAGCTTCAGAGGCGAGGACACTCGCTGGACCTTCGCCGACCACCTGTATACGGCTCTTAGGAACGCCGGATTTCGCACCTTCAGAGACGATGATGAAATCCAAAGAGGAGAAAACATCAACGTTGAGCTGCAAAGGGCAATCGAAGAGTCGAGGGTTTCAATTGTTGTCTTGTCCAGAAACTACGCGTCTTCAACCTGGTGCCTCGATGAGCTTGAGATGATCCTCGGAAGACGACGGAGGAGGGACTCTGGGCACGTGGTTCTGCCGGTGTTCTACGGCGTGGATTCGTCAGAGGTCAGGAAACAAAAGGGAGTTTATGCGGAGGCATTTGCGAGGCATGAAGAGCGATTCAAGTTCGACGTGGGAGAGGGTGAAGCAGCAAAGGGGTGGAAGGAGAAATTGAAGGGGTAGAGGGAAGCGCTAGGGGAAGTTGCTGGTTTAGCAGGAATGCCAGATGGAGTTGATAGGTAACTGTTTGCCTCCCACGTCTTTGTCCATAGTTGTGAATGCActgtaatttaattataatattaattaaatattctaaggagaaaaaatatatcaaaaaagtAAATTTGACTAATCATAAtggtaaaaatattaattgaaacaATTTGCCATtgtaaaatttctaatttttttttaaattttaaaatttaagatcaatatcattaaaattgtaatattacaatatcacgaatataattttggtagtttttatattgtaatattatcaaattaattagatcataattataatatagcaatataaaattatattaccaGCAATATCATAAATGGTGTATTAATTAGATCATAACTATAATTCCCCTACGGACACTGCTTGTGATGCGATCATAGCTAATTATAACTCTATTCTATTAGAAATAGAGTCCATTAACGTTCTAAAAGATAATGGATTCAAGTGTGAAACgtatcttatttttgaaaaatgaaattccTTATCATTTAATAGGGTTCTTTTGCCATctgatttctttaatttattttatttttccattgttcttttcatattttt contains the following coding sequences:
- the LOC127813073 gene encoding disease resistance protein RPV1-like; the protein is MTTTTRAKEPASSSFASRTSGSYDVFLSFRGEDTRWTFADHLYTALRNAGFRTFRDDDEIQRGENINVELQRAIEESRVSIVVLSRNYASSTWCLDELEMILGRRRRRDSGHVVLPVFYGVDSSEVRKQKGVYAEAFARHEERFKFDVGEGEAAKGWKEKLKG